Proteins encoded together in one Streptomyces umbrinus window:
- the rodA gene encoding rod shape-determining protein RodA, whose protein sequence is MTGSNGFSVSGYGPERSSLSRLFARDSLARRLDWPILFSAIALSLIGAALVYSATRNRTELNQGDPYYFLFRHLLNTGIGFALMIGTVWLGHRTLRTAVPILYGISVFLILLVLTPLGATINGAHAWIVIGGGFSLQPSEFVKITIILGMAMLLAARVDAGDKPYPDHRTVLQALGLAAVPILIVLLMPDLGSVMVMVIVVLGVLLASGASNRWVFGLLGAGALGAIAVWQLKILDEYQINRFAAFANPELDPAGVGYNTNQARIAIGSGGLFGTGLGKGSQTTGQFVPEQQTDFVFTVAGEELGFVGAGLILVLLGIVLWRACRIARETTELYGTIVAAGIIAWFAFQSFENVGMTLGIMPVAGLPLPFVSYGGSSMFAVWVAVGLLQSIRVQRPMSA, encoded by the coding sequence ATGACCGGCTCGAACGGGTTCTCCGTCTCCGGATACGGGCCCGAACGCTCCAGCCTGTCGCGGCTGTTCGCCCGCGACTCGCTGGCCCGCAGGCTCGACTGGCCGATACTGTTCTCGGCCATCGCGCTCTCCCTGATCGGCGCGGCCCTCGTCTACTCGGCGACCCGCAACCGCACCGAGCTCAACCAGGGCGACCCGTACTACTTCCTGTTCCGGCATCTGCTCAACACGGGCATCGGCTTCGCCCTGATGATCGGCACGGTCTGGCTCGGCCACCGCACCCTGCGCACGGCCGTACCGATCCTGTACGGGATCTCCGTCTTCCTGATCCTCCTTGTGCTGACCCCGCTCGGCGCGACCATCAACGGCGCGCACGCGTGGATCGTCATCGGCGGCGGCTTCTCGCTCCAGCCCTCCGAGTTCGTGAAGATCACGATCATCCTGGGCATGGCGATGCTGCTCGCGGCCCGGGTCGACGCCGGCGACAAGCCCTACCCCGACCACCGCACGGTCCTTCAGGCGCTCGGCCTGGCCGCCGTACCGATACTGATCGTCCTGCTCATGCCCGACCTCGGCTCGGTCATGGTCATGGTGATCGTGGTGCTCGGCGTGCTGCTCGCCTCCGGCGCCTCCAACCGCTGGGTCTTCGGGCTGCTCGGCGCCGGTGCCCTCGGCGCGATCGCGGTCTGGCAGCTCAAGATCCTCGACGAGTACCAGATCAACCGCTTCGCGGCCTTCGCCAACCCCGAGCTCGACCCGGCGGGCGTCGGCTACAACACCAACCAGGCGCGTATCGCGATCGGCTCCGGCGGTCTCTTCGGCACCGGCCTCGGCAAGGGTTCGCAGACCACCGGCCAGTTCGTGCCCGAGCAGCAGACGGACTTCGTCTTCACGGTCGCGGGCGAGGAACTCGGCTTCGTCGGCGCCGGACTGATCCTGGTCCTGCTGGGCATCGTGCTGTGGCGGGCCTGCCGCATCGCCCGCGAGACGACCGAGCTGTACGGCACGATCGTCGCCGCCGGGATCATCGCCTGGTTCGCCTTCCAGTCCTTCGAGAACGTCGGCATGACCCTCGGCATCATGCCGGTGGCCGGTCTACCACTGCCTTTCGTGTCGTACGGAGGCTCGTCGATGTTCGCCGTCTGGGTGGCCGTGGGGCTGTTGCAGTCCATCCGGGTGCAGCGCCCGATGTCGGCGTAG
- a CDS encoding CYTH and CHAD domain-containing protein codes for MAETKREIERKYEADESAGLSDLPDLTRVSGVSAVIDKGVAELDATYYDTPDQRLAAASLTLRRRTGGDDAGWHLKLPVSEGVRDEIHAPLSDTVPRTLSGLVRSRVRDAELVPVVRLQSARDIRHLVDASGGLLAEVSVDRVHAERLSGGDGTAEWTEIEVELADDGDPAFLDKVEKKLRKAGVSRSKSASKLARALGETGQAPRKQAVVEAAPVTSGDHVLAYVRVQRDAIIELDPAVRRDLYDSVHSMRVATRRMRSAFRSYGKVLDRAVTDPIGDELKWLAGELGVDRDQEVLTDRLNAALDALPRAQLTGPVRTRIRTWSHARRSGSRRRLIAVLDGRRYLDLLTALDTLLATPPLRGAASGDPEKVISKAVRKDFDKLSGLVSEAIELPPGPDRDLAIHEARKKAKRTRYSAEAATPALGKPAKSLSSAMKSLQSLLGEHQDSVMAREALRDVATQAHAAGENAFTYGVLYGREERAAERVETELPGAWETIRSGVLR; via the coding sequence ATGGCGGAGACAAAGCGGGAGATCGAGCGTAAATACGAAGCCGATGAGAGCGCCGGACTGTCGGATCTGCCGGACCTGACAAGGGTCTCCGGCGTCTCGGCCGTCATCGACAAGGGCGTCGCCGAACTCGACGCGACCTACTACGACACGCCCGATCAACGGCTCGCCGCCGCGTCGCTCACCCTGCGCCGCCGCACCGGAGGCGACGACGCGGGCTGGCACCTGAAACTGCCGGTCTCCGAGGGCGTACGGGACGAGATCCACGCCCCGCTCTCCGACACCGTGCCCCGGACGCTCAGCGGACTCGTCCGCTCCCGGGTGCGCGACGCCGAACTGGTCCCCGTCGTACGGCTGCAGTCGGCCCGTGACATCCGCCATCTCGTCGATGCCTCGGGGGGCCTGCTCGCCGAGGTCAGCGTCGACCGCGTGCACGCCGAGCGGCTCAGCGGCGGCGACGGCACCGCCGAATGGACCGAGATCGAGGTCGAGCTGGCCGACGACGGCGACCCCGCCTTCCTCGACAAGGTCGAGAAGAAACTCCGCAAGGCCGGCGTCTCCCGCTCCAAGTCGGCGTCCAAGCTGGCCAGGGCCCTCGGGGAGACGGGCCAGGCACCCCGTAAGCAGGCCGTCGTGGAGGCGGCTCCGGTCACCTCCGGCGACCACGTCCTCGCGTACGTCCGGGTCCAGCGCGACGCGATCATCGAGCTCGACCCCGCCGTCCGACGTGACCTGTACGACTCCGTGCACAGCATGCGCGTCGCCACCCGCCGGATGCGCAGCGCCTTCCGCTCGTACGGGAAGGTCCTGGACCGGGCCGTCACCGACCCGATCGGCGACGAGCTGAAGTGGCTGGCCGGGGAACTGGGCGTCGACCGCGACCAGGAGGTCCTGACCGACCGGCTGAACGCGGCCCTCGACGCACTCCCGCGCGCCCAGCTCACCGGGCCCGTCCGCACCCGGATCCGCACCTGGTCGCACGCCCGCCGCTCCGGCTCCCGGCGCCGGCTGATAGCGGTCCTCGACGGCAGGCGGTACCTGGACCTGCTCACCGCCCTCGACACACTCCTCGCCACCCCGCCGCTGCGGGGGGCCGCCTCGGGCGACCCGGAGAAGGTGATCTCCAAGGCCGTACGCAAGGACTTCGACAAGCTGTCCGGCCTGGTCTCGGAGGCCATCGAGCTGCCGCCAGGTCCTGACCGCGACCTCGCGATCCACGAGGCCCGCAAGAAGGCCAAGCGCACCCGGTACTCGGCGGAGGCGGCCACCCCCGCCCTCGGCAAACCCGCGAAGAGCCTGTCGAGCGCCATGAAGTCCCTGCAGAGCCTGCTCGGCGAGCACCAGGACAGCGTCATGGCCCGTGAGGCACTGCGCGATGTCGCGACCCAGGCGCACGCGGCGGGGGAGAACGCCTTCACGTACGGGGTGCTGTACGGGCGTGAGGAGCGGGCGGCGGAGCGCGTCGAGACCGAGCTGCCGGGGGCGTGGGAGACGATCAGGAGTGGGGTGCTCCGCTGA
- a CDS encoding TIGR03960 family B12-binding radical SAM protein, producing MSAEVAASVFPQLEALLPHVQKPIQYVGGELNSTVKPWETTDVRWALMYPDAYEVGLPNQGVMILYEVLNEREGVLAERTYSVWPDLEELMREHRVPQFTVDSHRPVKAFDVFGLSFSTELGYTNMLTALDLAGIPLESKDRTLDDPIVLAGGHAAFNPEPIADFVDAVIIGDGEQAVLDMTDIIRAWKAEGQPGGREEVLFRLAKTGSVYIPAFYDVEYLADGRIARVVPNKSGVPWRVSKHTVMDLDEWPYPKQPLVPLAETVHERMSVEIFRGCTRGCRFCQAGMITRPVRERSITGIGDMVEKGLKATGFEEVGLLSLSSADHSEIGDIAKGLADRYEEDKIGLSLPSTRVDAFNVDLANELTRNGRRSGLTFAPEGGSERMRKVINKMVSEEDLIRTVSTAYGNGWRQVKLYFMCGLPTETDEDVLQIADMAMNVIAEGRKVSGQNDIRCTVSIGGFVPKPHTPFQWAPQLSAEETDVRLGKLRDKIRGDKKYGRSIGFRYHDGKPGIVEGLLSRGDRRIGSVIRAVYEDGGRFDGWREHFSYDRWMQCAEKTLPAFGVDVDWYTTRERTYEEVLPWDHLDSGLDKDWLWEDWQDSLDETEVEDCRWTPCFDCGVCPQLDLDIQIGPTGKKLLPLTVKKDAAASGHEH from the coding sequence ATGTCTGCCGAAGTCGCTGCATCGGTGTTCCCGCAGCTCGAAGCTCTGCTCCCGCATGTGCAGAAGCCGATCCAGTACGTCGGCGGAGAGCTCAACTCCACGGTCAAGCCCTGGGAGACCACTGACGTCCGCTGGGCACTCATGTACCCGGACGCCTACGAGGTCGGACTTCCCAACCAGGGTGTCATGATCCTTTACGAGGTCCTGAACGAGCGTGAGGGCGTCCTCGCCGAGCGCACGTACAGCGTGTGGCCGGACCTGGAGGAGCTGATGCGCGAGCACCGGGTCCCGCAGTTCACGGTGGACAGCCACCGCCCGGTGAAGGCCTTCGACGTGTTCGGCCTGTCCTTCTCCACGGAGCTGGGCTACACGAACATGCTGACCGCGCTGGACCTGGCGGGCATCCCGCTGGAGTCCAAGGACCGGACGCTCGACGACCCGATCGTGCTGGCCGGCGGCCACGCGGCCTTCAACCCCGAGCCGATCGCCGACTTCGTCGACGCCGTGATCATCGGTGACGGCGAGCAGGCCGTGCTCGACATGACCGACATCATCCGCGCCTGGAAGGCGGAGGGGCAGCCGGGCGGCCGCGAGGAGGTCCTGTTCCGCCTCGCGAAGACGGGCAGCGTCTACATCCCGGCGTTCTACGACGTCGAGTACCTCGCCGACGGCCGGATCGCCCGCGTGGTCCCGAACAAGTCGGGCGTCCCGTGGCGGGTGTCGAAGCACACGGTCATGGACCTGGACGAGTGGCCGTACCCGAAGCAGCCCCTCGTCCCGCTGGCCGAGACGGTCCACGAGCGCATGTCGGTGGAGATCTTCCGCGGCTGCACGCGCGGCTGCCGCTTCTGCCAGGCGGGCATGATCACCCGCCCGGTGCGCGAGCGCTCCATCACGGGCATCGGCGACATGGTGGAGAAGGGCCTGAAGGCGACGGGCTTCGAGGAGGTGGGCCTGCTGTCGTTGTCGTCGGCCGACCACTCGGAGATCGGTGACATCGCGAAGGGCCTGGCGGACCGGTACGAGGAGGACAAGATCGGTCTGTCGCTCCCGTCCACCCGCGTCGACGCGTTCAACGTGGACCTGGCGAACGAGCTGACGAGGAACGGCCGGCGCTCGGGCCTGACGTTCGCGCCCGAGGGCGGCTCGGAGCGCATGCGCAAGGTCATCAACAAGATGGTCTCGGAAGAGGACCTGATCCGCACGGTCTCCACCGCCTACGGCAACGGCTGGCGCCAGGTGAAGCTGTACTTCATGTGCGGCCTGCCGACGGAGACGGACGAGGACGTCCTCCAGATCGCGGACATGGCGATGAACGTGATCGCCGAGGGCCGCAAGGTCTCCGGCCAGAACGACATTCGCTGCACGGTGTCGATCGGCGGCTTCGTGCCCAAGCCGCACACTCCCTTCCAGTGGGCGCCGCAGCTGTCGGCGGAGGAGACGGACGTACGTCTCGGAAAGCTCCGCGACAAGATCCGCGGGGACAAGAAGTACGGCCGCTCCATCGGCTTCCGCTACCACGACGGCAAGCCCGGCATCGTCGAGGGCCTGCTCTCCCGCGGCGACCGCCGCATCGGGTCCGTCATCCGCGCGGTCTACGAGGACGGCGGCCGCTTCGACGGCTGGCGCGAGCACTTCTCGTACGACCGCTGGATGCAGTGCGCCGAGAAGACGCTCCCCGCCTTCGGCGTCGACGTCGACTGGTACACCACGCGCGAGCGCACCTACGAAGAGGTCCTCCCCTGGGATCACCTTGACTCCGGCCTCGACAAGGACTGGCTCTGGGAGGACTGGCAGGACTCCCTCGACGAGACAGAGGTCGAGGACTGCCGGTGGACGCCCTGCTTCGACTGCGGGGTGTGCCCGCAGCTCGACCTCGACATCCAGATCGGCCCGACGGGCAAGAAGTTGCTGCCGCTGACGGTCAAGAAGGATGCTGCGGCCAGCGGTCACGAGCACTGA
- a CDS encoding C45 family peptidase, which yields MRPEHKTFQAIEVGDGGDGRWAAYARVLWQEMEGLLTEEGQTPQGADRVRALFRTHMPELVPVLDRLAGQLDRPEAEAFLTHAALRPFSQACTQIGQNGTLLRNYDLRPDQCEGTIVSSCFLRPVIGMQDMLWGLQDGMNDAGLAVSLTWGGRSVYGRGFAILIVVRYLLETCDTVDEAVGRLRSLPVAVPQNLTLVDPTKAVTVFVGPDMSPTVAPDACAANHQHLPVTDGQERALRTQERLRAIRAAGADVAAMLKAPLYQSVDEQGSRTLYTAHYRPVEGRVTYYWPGESWQQSFGDFTPGSRTVTLGRAS from the coding sequence GTGCGGCCAGAGCACAAGACCTTCCAGGCGATCGAAGTCGGCGACGGGGGTGACGGGCGGTGGGCCGCCTACGCCCGGGTCCTGTGGCAGGAAATGGAGGGCCTGCTGACCGAGGAAGGCCAGACTCCGCAGGGCGCGGACCGTGTTCGGGCGCTGTTCCGTACGCACATGCCGGAACTGGTCCCGGTTCTGGACCGCCTGGCCGGCCAACTCGACCGGCCCGAGGCGGAAGCCTTCCTCACCCACGCGGCACTGCGGCCGTTCTCCCAGGCATGCACCCAGATCGGCCAGAACGGCACTCTGCTGCGCAACTATGACCTACGGCCCGATCAGTGCGAGGGAACCATCGTCTCCTCCTGCTTCCTGCGCCCCGTGATCGGGATGCAGGACATGCTGTGGGGCTTGCAGGACGGGATGAACGACGCCGGTCTCGCGGTCTCGCTCACCTGGGGCGGACGTTCCGTCTACGGACGCGGCTTCGCCATTCTCATCGTGGTGCGCTACCTGCTGGAGACGTGCGACACCGTCGATGAGGCGGTCGGCAGGCTGCGGTCCCTGCCCGTCGCCGTCCCACAGAACCTCACCCTTGTCGATCCCACCAAGGCGGTGACAGTGTTCGTGGGGCCGGATATGTCACCGACGGTGGCGCCGGATGCCTGCGCCGCCAATCACCAGCACCTGCCGGTGACCGACGGGCAGGAGCGGGCCTTGCGGACGCAGGAGCGGCTGCGCGCCATTCGCGCCGCGGGTGCGGACGTGGCGGCGATGCTGAAGGCGCCGCTGTACCAATCCGTCGACGAGCAGGGGTCGAGAACGCTCTACACAGCCCACTACCGGCCCGTCGAGGGCCGTGTGACTTACTACTGGCCCGGTGAGTCCTGGCAACAGTCCTTCGGCGACTTCACACCCGGATCCCGCACCGTGACCTTGGGCCGGGCTAGCTGA
- a CDS encoding restriction endonuclease — MSRRSNGLVGIWAEVQRQQQRQMEERARQQREFDRQQRSRQRELARSRREHQAAYRQQREADARRRTEELDARVESLRGLLAAGCRAPAFGTAQLARAERVEPFAPGPLAYPRPMPDPNQYQAQGGWGLGAGRRAQAQAEARARFERDWQAAQAAEGQRLQQLAAYQRQYEQWADDRLSEIRQHNAGVAEMAAGLRDGDPEAVVEYFSAALYASSAWPEDLPRQVTVAYDSPARQLVLNWELPGYDVVPEVKLVRYMPGADQDKEAPRPASQRRALYRDVLAQCVLLVLHDLFAADEFGALESVALNGFVDDHDPATGRQGRIFLATVMASRSVFMGLRLEQVSAVDCLVDGLRGQLSARPDQRAVVRPGRRPEDVGNGVVTHGGDEEPDLYEMDPVAFESLVAELFRAMGMQAVTTQRSNDGGVDVDALDPTPIRGGKIVVQVKRYRNTVPPTAVRDLFGTVQDAGANKGVLVTTSGFGPGSHTFANGKPLELVAGNELVDLLHRHGLRGRLGNSGSPIPAQRTPEGRAPDAEGGTDEYNRLGMFWTGQVALDVCALVCHGNRVLSDEHFVFFNNARTPDGTVRALAAAAPDKAAIRVSFDALPERADRLVLVAAVDPEVNPEADLSGFTEAGIRLSDASGTELGRLDVSDGRADETALVLGSFRRRAGGDWDFVLGGKGYRGGLEELIREYGIDVD; from the coding sequence ATGAGTCGTCGCTCCAATGGGTTGGTCGGGATCTGGGCCGAGGTACAGCGGCAGCAGCAGCGTCAGATGGAGGAACGGGCGCGGCAGCAGCGGGAGTTCGACAGGCAACAGCGGTCCCGGCAGAGGGAGCTGGCGCGCAGCCGGCGTGAGCATCAGGCCGCGTACCGGCAGCAGCGGGAGGCCGACGCGAGGCGGCGTACCGAGGAGTTGGACGCGAGGGTCGAGTCCTTGCGGGGGTTGCTGGCCGCGGGGTGCCGGGCGCCCGCTTTCGGGACCGCGCAACTCGCCCGCGCCGAGCGGGTGGAGCCCTTCGCGCCCGGGCCGCTGGCGTATCCGAGGCCGATGCCTGATCCGAACCAGTATCAGGCGCAGGGCGGTTGGGGGCTCGGTGCCGGCCGGCGCGCCCAGGCCCAGGCGGAGGCGCGCGCCCGGTTCGAGCGCGACTGGCAGGCCGCACAGGCCGCGGAGGGTCAGCGCCTGCAGCAACTGGCCGCCTACCAGCGGCAGTACGAGCAGTGGGCCGACGACCGGTTGAGTGAGATCCGTCAACACAACGCCGGCGTCGCCGAGATGGCCGCCGGGCTCCGCGACGGTGACCCTGAGGCCGTGGTGGAGTACTTCTCCGCGGCCCTCTACGCCTCCTCCGCGTGGCCCGAGGACCTGCCGCGCCAGGTGACGGTCGCGTACGACTCGCCCGCGCGGCAGCTGGTGCTCAACTGGGAGCTGCCCGGCTACGACGTCGTACCCGAGGTGAAGCTGGTGCGGTACATGCCCGGCGCCGATCAGGACAAGGAGGCGCCCCGGCCGGCTTCCCAGCGCCGCGCGCTGTACCGGGACGTGCTCGCGCAGTGCGTACTCCTCGTCCTGCACGATCTCTTCGCGGCGGACGAGTTCGGGGCGCTGGAGTCCGTGGCGCTCAACGGGTTCGTCGACGACCACGACCCGGCGACGGGCAGACAGGGGCGGATCTTCCTGGCCACGGTCATGGCGTCCCGCTCCGTCTTCATGGGGCTCCGTCTGGAGCAGGTCAGCGCCGTCGACTGCCTGGTGGACGGGTTACGGGGGCAGCTGTCGGCACGGCCCGACCAGCGTGCGGTCGTACGTCCCGGCCGGCGGCCCGAGGACGTCGGCAACGGCGTCGTCACCCACGGGGGCGATGAGGAGCCGGATCTGTACGAGATGGACCCGGTCGCCTTCGAGTCGCTGGTCGCGGAGCTGTTCCGGGCCATGGGCATGCAGGCCGTGACGACCCAGCGGTCGAACGACGGCGGTGTGGACGTCGACGCGCTGGACCCGACGCCGATCCGGGGCGGCAAGATCGTCGTGCAGGTGAAGCGCTATCGCAACACCGTGCCGCCCACCGCCGTCCGCGACCTGTTCGGCACGGTCCAGGACGCGGGCGCCAACAAGGGCGTACTCGTCACGACCTCCGGCTTCGGCCCCGGTTCGCACACCTTCGCCAACGGCAAACCCCTGGAACTCGTCGCCGGCAACGAACTCGTCGACCTCCTGCACCGGCACGGGCTGCGGGGGCGGCTCGGGAACTCCGGCAGCCCGATTCCCGCCCAGCGCACGCCGGAGGGGCGTGCGCCGGACGCCGAGGGCGGGACGGACGAATACAACAGGCTGGGCATGTTCTGGACCGGCCAGGTCGCCCTGGACGTCTGCGCGCTCGTCTGCCACGGCAACCGCGTGCTGAGCGACGAGCACTTCGTCTTCTTCAACAATGCCCGGACACCGGACGGTACGGTCCGTGCGCTCGCCGCCGCCGCCCCCGACAAGGCCGCGATCCGCGTGTCCTTCGACGCGTTGCCCGAGCGGGCCGACCGCCTCGTCCTCGTCGCCGCGGTCGACCCCGAGGTCAATCCCGAAGCGGATCTCTCCGGCTTCACAGAGGCGGGCATCCGGCTCTCCGACGCCTCGGGAACCGAACTGGGCCGCCTCGACGTGTCCGACGGCCGGGCCGACGAGACCGCGTTGGTCCTGGGCTCCTTCCGCCGCCGGGCCGGCGGCGACTGGGACTTCGTGCTCGGCGGCAAGGGGTACCGGGGCGGTCTGGAGGAACTCATCCGGGAGTACGGGATCGACGTGGACTAG
- a CDS encoding GNAT family N-acetyltransferase: MPQLISPDPRFRVSFLDAVREDVAGGEYFGDTLKRELAVYSDSWQEPDGFARYVAAVREEELEEGRRPEGFVPGSWFWYVDGDDYLGRIQIRHRLTPHLRDFGGHIGYGVRPTARRKGYATAMLRDVLPHARDLGLDRVLVTCDTTNIGSRKVIEANGGEFEDDRGGKLRFWIQTGH; this comes from the coding sequence ATGCCGCAGCTCATCAGCCCCGACCCCCGGTTCCGTGTCTCCTTCCTTGACGCCGTGCGCGAGGACGTCGCCGGAGGGGAGTACTTCGGCGACACCCTCAAACGGGAACTGGCCGTGTACAGCGACAGCTGGCAGGAGCCGGACGGCTTCGCGCGCTATGTCGCGGCGGTCCGTGAGGAGGAGCTGGAGGAGGGGCGGCGGCCCGAGGGCTTCGTCCCGGGCAGTTGGTTCTGGTACGTGGACGGGGACGACTATCTGGGCCGGATCCAGATACGGCACCGGCTCACCCCGCATCTGCGCGACTTCGGCGGTCACATCGGCTACGGCGTACGGCCGACGGCACGCAGGAAGGGGTACGCCACGGCCATGCTCCGGGACGTCCTGCCGCACGCGCGTGACCTCGGGCTCGACCGGGTCCTCGTCACCTGCGACACCACCAACATCGGCTCCCGCAAGGTGATCGAGGCCAATGGTGGAGAGTTCGAGGACGATCGGGGCGGAAAACTGCGGTTCTGGATCCAAACGGGCCATTGA
- a CDS encoding TIGR03936 family radical SAM-associated protein — protein MQRIRLRYTKRGRLRFTSHRDFQRAFERALRRAEVPMAYSAGFTPHPKVSYANAAPTGTGSEAEYLEIALTDARDPEKLRLLLDESMPVGLDIIDAVEARTSGLADRLTASVWELRLVGVTPEDAERAVDAFTSAETVEVQRKMKNGMRTFDARGAVVSLEAHTAQPEAQKSQSETHSPQPDRPTDQPCAILRLVVRHVTPAVRPDDVLSGLRAVADLAPPVPAGVIRLAQGLFDEETGTVTDPLAPDREAVAAASDAFPGDATAAAAKAPA, from the coding sequence GTGCAGCGCATTCGACTGCGCTACACCAAGCGCGGCCGCCTCCGGTTCACCAGCCACCGCGACTTCCAGCGTGCCTTCGAGCGTGCGCTGCGCCGCGCCGAGGTGCCCATGGCGTACTCGGCGGGGTTCACCCCACACCCGAAGGTGTCGTACGCCAATGCCGCACCCACCGGCACGGGCAGTGAGGCCGAGTACCTGGAGATCGCGCTCACCGACGCGCGCGACCCCGAGAAGCTGCGCCTGCTCCTCGACGAGTCGATGCCTGTCGGGCTCGACATCATCGACGCCGTGGAGGCCCGTACGTCGGGTCTGGCCGACCGGCTCACCGCGTCCGTATGGGAGCTGCGCCTCGTCGGCGTGACCCCCGAGGACGCGGAGCGCGCGGTCGACGCCTTCACGTCGGCGGAGACCGTCGAGGTCCAGCGCAAGATGAAGAACGGCATGCGCACCTTCGACGCCCGCGGCGCAGTCGTGAGCCTGGAGGCGCACACAGCACAACCCGAGGCACAGAAGTCACAGTCTGAGACGCACAGTCCACAGCCTGATAGGCCGACCGACCAGCCCTGTGCGATACTGCGGCTGGTTGTTCGGCACGTGACGCCTGCCGTTCGACCTGACGACGTCCTGTCCGGTCTCCGAGCTGTGGCCGACCTGGCGCCGCCGGTCCCCGCAGGGGTGATCAGGCTGGCGCAGGGGCTTTTCGATGAAGAGACCGGCACGGTGACCGACCCGCTCGCGCCCGACCGCGAGGCAGTGGCTGCCGCCTCAGATGCTTTTCCTGGGGACGCGACCGCTGCCGCCGCGAAGGCGCCGGCGTAA